In Dryobates pubescens isolate bDryPub1 chromosome 31, bDryPub1.pri, whole genome shotgun sequence, one DNA window encodes the following:
- the LOC104300740 gene encoding ectoderm-neural cortex protein 1, translating into MSVSSHENRKSRSSSGSMNIQLFHKPGHADSLLTQLNLLRKRRLFTDVVLRAGHQAFPCHRAVLAACSRYFDAMFSGGLKESRDAEVNFHDSLHPEVLELLLDYAYSARVLINEENAESLLEAGDMLQFQDIRDASADFLEKNLCPGNCLNMLLLSDAHCCERLLELSWRMALANFTSLCKTEDFLRLPKDKLLELVESEELEVEDETLVYEAVMGWIRYDLPRRHEDLPELLRSVRLALLPEAYLRTQVACEKLVTSHKLGGEIVADAVRCKMKILQNDGLVTGCCARPRKVSQALLLLGGQTFMCDKIYVLDQKSSEIIPGADIPSPRKECSACAIGCKVYITGGKGSEHGASRDVWVYDTLHDEWAKAAPMLVARFGHGSAELDHCLYVVGGHTAVSGAFPASPSVSLKQVEHYDPQLDKWSLVAPLREGVSNAAVVGAKMKLFVFGGTSANQEKLPKVQCFDPCQNRWTVPTSCPQPWRYTAAAVVGSHIIVIGGDTEFSASSAYRFHSDTYQWSKFGDVTAKRISCRAVASGNRLYVVGGYCGAQRCKTLDCYDPASDTWSSVTTVPYSLIPTAFVSTWRYLSA; encoded by the coding sequence ATGTCCGTCAGCAGCCACGAGAATCGGAAGTCCCGCTCGAGCTCGGGCTCCATGAACATTCAGCTCTTCCACAAGCCGGGCCACGCCGACAGCCTCCTGACGCAGCTGAACCTGCTCCGCAAGCGGCGGCTCTTCACCGACGTGGTGCTGCGTGCCGGGCACCAGGCCTTCCCCTGCCACCGTGCCGTGCTGGCCGCCTGCAGCCGCTACTTCGACGCTATGTTCAGCGGTGGCCTCAAAGAGAGCAGAGACGCTGAAGTCAACTTCCACGACTCCCTGCATCccgaggtgctggagctgctgctggactaTGCCTACTCTGCCCGGGTGCTGATTAACGAGGAGAACGCGGAgtccctgctggaggctggggacATGCTGCAGTTCCAGGACATTCGGGATGCTTCGGCTGACTTTCTGGAGAAGAACCTCTGCCCTGGGAACTGTCtgaacatgctgctgctgtccgACGCCCACTGCTGCGAgcggctgctggagctgtcctgGAGGATGGCGTTGGCCAACTTCACCTCACTCTGCAAGACCGAAGACTTCCTCCGTCTGCCCAAGGacaagctgctggagctggtggagagcgaagagctggaggtggaggaCGAGACGCTGGTCTACGAAGCTGTTATGGGTTGGATCCGCTACGATTTGCCTCGGCGCCATGAGGATCTGCCAGAGCTGTTGCGCTCGGTccgcctggccctgctgcccgaGGCCTACCTGCGGACACAGGTGGCCTGCGAGAAGCTGGTGACCAGCCACAAGCTGGGGGGGGAGATCGTGGCTGATGCCGTGCGCTGCAAGATGAAGATCCTGCAAAACGATGGCCTTGTGACCGGGTGCTGCGCCCGGCCCCGCAAGGTCAGCCaggccctcctgctgctggggggccaGACCTTCATGTGCGACAAGATCTACGTCCTGGACCAGAAATCCAGCGAGATCATTCCTGGTGCTGACATCCCCAGCCCCCGCAAGGAGTGCAGCGCCTGCGCCATCGGCTGCAAGGTTTACATCACCGGTGGCAAGGGCTCTGAGCACGGTGCTTCCAGGGATGTCTGGGTGTACGACACCCTGCACGACGAGTGGGCCAAGGCTGCCCCTATGCTGGTGGCGCGGTTCGGCCACGGCTCCGCTGAGCTGGACCACTGCCTGTACGTGGTGGGAGGTCACACGGCCGTGAGCGGAGCCTTCCCGGCCTCCCCCTCCGTCTCCCTCAAGCAGGTGGAGCACTACGACCCACAGCTGGACAAATGGTCCCTGGTGGCTCCGCTGCGAGAAGGTGTGAGCAACGCCGCCGTGGTGGGAGCCAAGATGAagctgtttgtgtttgggggCACCAGTGCCAACCAGGAGAAGCTGCCCAAGGTGCAGTGCTTCGACCCCTGCCAGAACCGCTGGACGGTGCccaccagctgcccccagccctggcggTACACAGCTGCTGCCGTGGTGGGCAGCCACATCATCGTCATTGGTGGGGACACGGAgttctctgccagctctgcctacCGCTTCCACAGTGACACCTACCAGTGGTCCAAGTTCGGGGACGTCACTGCCAAGCGCATCAGCTGCCGTGCTGTGGCCTCGGGGAACAGACTCTACGTGGTGGGAGGCTACTGCGGGGCGCAGCGCTGCAAGACGCTGGACTGCTACGACCCTGCGTCTGACACCTGGAGCAGCGTCACCACTGTGCCTTACTCCCTCATCCCCACCGCCTTTGTCAGCACCTGGAGGTACCTCTCTGCCTGA
- the PEX11G gene encoding peroxisomal membrane protein 11C, which yields MAASAFGGLVAALETHRGRDRAVRALCYGCQLAGGVLARPQASPSGLPRSLLAVSAQLSACRTVLRLFDDFAMLSYSCDYGLGPKDEDCLVRGLSVLCNLANQLYYPCEHIAWAADAGIVRVGSQKWWTLSTALWASSLLLGILRSLRVLFQLRRKLRQHKCSASSPWSQKEVKAQVKAEVLSILTATADLSNAIHWLPPGFLWAGRFPPWLVGLLGTISSLIGIYQASGGGTSEAV from the exons ATGGCGGCGAGCGCCTTCGGCGGCCTCGTGGCCGCGCTGGAGACGCACCGCGGCCGCGACCGGGCG GTCCGTGCGCTCTGCTATGGCTGTCAGCTGGCGGGCGGGGTGCTGGCCAGGCCGCAGGCCTCGCCGTCCGGGCTGCCCCGGAGCCTCCTGGCCGTGTCGGCCCAGCTGAGCGCCTGTCGCACGGTCCTGCGCCTCTTCGACGACTTCGCCATGCTCAGCTACAGCTGCGACTACGGGCTGGGACCCAAG GACGAGGACTGCCTAGTGCGGGGGCTGTCGGTGCTCTGCAACCTGGCCAACCAGCTCTACTACCCCTGTGAGCACATTGCCTGGGCGGCTGACGCTGGCATCGTCCGCGTCGGCTCTCAGAAGTGGTGGACTCTGAGCACGGCGCTTTgggcctcctccctgctcctgggcatcctgcg ATCCCTGAGGGTCTTGTTCCAGTTAAGAAGAAAGCTGAGGCAGCACAAGTG CAGTGCATCTTCACCCTGGAGTCAAAAGGAAGTGAAAGCCCAggtgaaggctgaggttctaagcatcctcacagccacagcagatCTCTCCAATGCAATCCACTGGCTGCCTCCAGGATTTCTTTGGGCTGGACGTTTCCCTCCCTGGTTAGTTGGTCTCCTGGGGACCATCTCTTCCCTGATTGGCATCTACCAAGCATctggaggaggaacttctgaagCTGTATAA